The Paraburkholderia largidicola DNA segment CGGGCCGAGCACGAACGGCGGCACGACGTTGCCGATATTGCCGAGCACCATCACCGCGTGATCGATCACGCTGTCGCGACGCACGGCGGCAACCGTGCCGAGCGTGACGCCGATCACGACGGCGATGGGCACCGACACGCCGCCGACGCCGAGACTCACGGGCAGCGCCTTCATCACGAGATCGGTGACGGACCAGTCGGTGTAGCGGAACGACAGACCGAGGTCGCCGTGCAGCAATGCCCACAGATAATGCAGATACTGCTTCCACAGCGGCTCGTCGAGGTGGTAGCGCGCGTTCAGATTCGCGAGCGTGGCCTCCGACAGATGCTTCTCGGTATCGAACGGACCGCCGGGCGTGAGATGCAGCAGCAGATAGCATGCGGTGATCACGGCGAGTATCGTCGGGATCGCCCACAGCGTGCGGCGCAACGTGTATGCAAGCATGGGTGCCTTTCCTGTGCTTTCGCTGCCGTTTAGTGCTTGAGCAAGTACATGTCTTGCGACGCGCGCATGTCGAGATAGTTGGTCGACGTATAGCCGCCAACATACGGCTTCACCAGACGCGCCGCCGAGTACTGGAACAGCGGGATCATCGGATAGTCGTTCATCGCGAGGTCATGCGCCTGCGAGAGCAGGGCGGTGCGCTGCTTGTCGTCCGTCTGCTGGTTGGCCTGATCGATCAGCGCGTCGACCTTCGGGTTGCAGTAGTGCTGGTCGTTCTGCACGCTGCCGCAGCGGATCAGATCGAAATACGACATGGCGTCGTTGTAGTCGACGAACCAGCCGTCGCGCGACGCCTGCACCTTGCCGTCATGACGCTGCTTGAGCAGCACCTTGTACTCGACGTTCTCGAGTTTCGCGGTGACGCCCAGCTTGGTGCGCCATTCCGACGTGACGAAGAGGGCAACCTTCTTGTGCAGATCGTTCGTGTTGTACGTGAAGGTGAACGTGAGCGGCTTCGCATCCGAGTAGCCGGCTTCCTTCAGCAAATTGCGCGCGTATTCGACACGCTTGGCCATCGGCCACGATGCCCATTCCGGCTTGAAGACGGCGGCGCCTTCCGTGCCCTTCGAGATCAGACCGTACATCGGCAGTTCGCCGCTCGACGTGAGCTTCGACGTCAGCAGCTCGCGATCGACCACCATCGACAGCGCCTGGCGCACGCGCTTGTCCTTGAAGACGGGGTCGTCGTTATTGAGGCTGTAGTAATACGTTGCGATCTGCAGGCCCTTCTGCAACTGCGGGCCGAACTGCTTGTCGACCTGGTTGAAGATGCCCGACGGAATCGTGTACGTGTAATCGAACTGGCCGGCCTGGTACATGCGCATTGCCGTTTCGTCGCTTTCGATCGGCAGATACGTGACCTTCGAGATCGCGACCTTCGGTGCGTTCCAGTAGTTGCCGTTCTTGTTGATGACGAGGCGGTTGTTCGGCTGCCAGTCGGTCAGCGCAAACGCGCCGTTGCCGACGAAGTTCGCCGGGCGCGTCCAGTCATTGCCGAACTTCGTCACGACGGCTTTATCGACGGGGGCCATCGTCGCCATCGCTGTCAGTTGCGGGAAGAAGGCGGCGGGCACGTCGGTCTTCACTTCGAGCGTGTACGGATCGACGGCGCGCGCGCCGAGGCTCGTCACGGGCGCCTTGCCCGCAATGATTTCCTTCCCGTTCTTCACGAACTCGACGAGCACCGTGTACTTCGAACCCGTCTTCGGATCGACGACGCGTTGCCATGCATACACGAAGTCCGCTGCCGTGACGGGCTGGCCGTTGCTCCACTTCGCATCGTGACGCAGCTTGAAGACCCACGTGTCGGGCGCGGTGCGCGTCCACGACTGCGCGACGCCGGGCACGATCGCGCCCGTTGCGTCGATGCGCGTCAAGCCTTCGAACAGGTCGAGGCCGATCGTGTTGCCCGTCCACGATTCGATGTGAGCGGGGTCGAGCGATTCGGTTTCGGCGGGAACCTGACGGGTCAGTTCCTGGCTCGCGGCGAGCGTGGCGCCCGACGGGACCGTGACGGCCGATGCGTTGTGCTGAAACGTGAGGACGAGCGCGGCCAGCGCCGTCGTGTAAACGAACGGTGTTTTCATGGTTGGATTCGCAGAAAAAGTCGGGAGAGAAACGCAAGCGGCGCGGACGCCACTAACGGTTATCCGCGTGATGAAGGCCGAGGTGGCCCTTGTTCGGTGTACAGCATGCAGGATTCCTTACAATTATTATTACAGGCATCCTACAGCGGAATGTCATGCGCCCCGACTTGCGGAAGCGCTTCCAACCAGGATCGAATGCCTGCCTTCTAAAACAACCTCGGCGTACCTACCCACACGACGACCGATTCCTTGCGGGCCGTGTTGGCCCAGCTATGCGGTACCGTCGATTCGTAATGCGCGCTGTCTCCGGCGCGCAGCACGAAGGTCTTGCCTTCCAGCGTCAACGACACTTGCCCTTCGATGACATAGATGAACTCTTCACCGGCATGTGTCGTGACTTCGGAACGCTTTTGCCCGGGGGGCATCCTCACAAGGATGGCTTCCAACTGACGGCCCCCCGACAGATTGGTCATCCGGGCAAACAGATTCGCCGAGTCTGCAAAACCAAAAAACTTCAGCTCGTTTGCTCGACACACCGAGCGCTCTTCGCTTGGTGTGTCGACGAAATACTGCACCTTCACTCCCAACGCATTCGCAATACCTGCCAGCGACGTGATGGACGGCGACGCGAGACCGCGCTCGACTTGGGACAGGAACGGCTTGGAAATGCCTGCTGCTGTCGCTGTTTCGTCGAGCGTACGCTTCAGCCTTTGCCTCAGCGCGCGGATCTTGCTCCCCAGTGCAAGTGCCGTGTCTTTCTCAAGTGTCGTGACCATAACAAAACCAAATTAGTCCGTCAAAATTAGTTTGATATAAGCAAATGTTGTTTGATGACGTGTTGCTCTTTCCCGGCAAGCCTTGCGCAACTTGACAACTCTTTCATGCCGTTCACGCAGATCCGATCTTTTCGAGAAAGCACTCTATGTTGCCAGATCGCAAAGAGCACTTATCGGATTTGCGTTAGAAGAGCAGTAATGCATTGAGAAGGATCGTGCAGGGGCGCCGCGCATGTCAGTGAATTCCCGAAGCGACAAGTCGCGTTTCGATGCGCACAATCGCAACCTCGCGCGGGTTGGCCCGGCCGGGCTGATCCGCCTGCACTCCCGTTTGCAGCGATCCTGCGGCGGCGTTTTGATCGGTACGTCCTGACCGGACTGCCACCGACGAATGAAGGTGAACATCCATGTCGATTTCTTTCGCAGTCTTTCCACATTCATCCCGCATATCCAGCACGCGTATTTCGATGCAGCCGCCAAAGCGATCCGCTCGCGCGATGCTTTATCATTGAGCCTTTCGTCACGCGCTGTTCGCGTTGACGGCCTCCCGCTGAAGTCCTGGTTGTTCCGTTTTCGACGCGGACCGCGCTGTCCGTTGCTCGTATCGCACTGAACTGTGTCTCGATGGCGCTTTGCGCATCGGCCACGGCAAGTCATCGACGATCTCCAGTTTTTCCAGCTTCGCCCCGTGGCATGCGTCCGCTCGACCGACGCGTGCGCGCGCGGCTGCTATCGCGTAAATAAGAGGAAAGCATGAAATCACCCGTATCCCAGACCCGGTCGTTTTCGACGGTCTTTCTCATCGAGATGTGGGAGCGCTTCGGCTACTACGGCATGGCGGCGCTGCTCGTGCTGTTCATGATTGACCGGCTCGGCTTCGACGACAGCCGCGCGACGCTCACATGGGGCGCGTTCGCGGCGCTCGTGTATGCGTCGCCGTCGATCGGCGGCTGGATCGGCGACAAGATTCTCGGTGCGCGCCGCTCGATGATTTTCGGCGCGCTGGTGCTCGCGGCCGGCTACCTGATGCTCTCGCTGCCGAACGACAGCCTCGAGTTCATGTATGCGTCTCTGGGCGTGATCGTGGTCGGCAATGGGCTGTTCAAGTCGAACGCCGCGAATCTCGTGCGCCGCATTTACGAAGGCGACGATGGGCGTATCGACAGCGCGTTCACGATTTATTACATGGCGGTGAACATCGGCTCGACGGTGTCGATGCTGGCGACGCCGTGGATCAAGGATCACTGGGGCTGGCACACGGCGTTTGCCGTTTGCTGCGGCGGCATGTTGATCGCTGTCGTCAACTACTTCCTGATGTTCCGCACGTTGTCGCACGTCGGCTCCGCGCCGGATGCCGAGCCGATCCGCTGGAAGCGCGTGCTGGCTGTGGCGATCGGCGGGATCGCGCTCGGCACGGCGACGACGTTCGTGCTGCAGCACAAGGCGATTGCTGTCGCATGCGTGTACACAGCGGGCATCGCGATTCTGGCGATTTTCGCGTACATGCTGATCAGCTGCGAGCGGTCGGAGCGTTCGGGCTTGCTGGCCGCGCTGATTCTGACGCTGCAGGTGATTCTGTTCTTCGTGTTCTATCAGCAGATGTCGACGTCG contains these protein-coding regions:
- a CDS encoding peptide ABC transporter substrate-binding protein; amino-acid sequence: MKTPFVYTTALAALVLTFQHNASAVTVPSGATLAASQELTRQVPAETESLDPAHIESWTGNTIGLDLFEGLTRIDATGAIVPGVAQSWTRTAPDTWVFKLRHDAKWSNGQPVTAADFVYAWQRVVDPKTGSKYTVLVEFVKNGKEIIAGKAPVTSLGARAVDPYTLEVKTDVPAAFFPQLTAMATMAPVDKAVVTKFGNDWTRPANFVGNGAFALTDWQPNNRLVINKNGNYWNAPKVAISKVTYLPIESDETAMRMYQAGQFDYTYTIPSGIFNQVDKQFGPQLQKGLQIATYYYSLNNDDPVFKDKRVRQALSMVVDRELLTSKLTSSGELPMYGLISKGTEGAAVFKPEWASWPMAKRVEYARNLLKEAGYSDAKPLTFTFTYNTNDLHKKVALFVTSEWRTKLGVTAKLENVEYKVLLKQRHDGKVQASRDGWFVDYNDAMSYFDLIRCGSVQNDQHYCNPKVDALIDQANQQTDDKQRTALLSQAHDLAMNDYPMIPLFQYSAARLVKPYVGGYTSTNYLDMRASQDMYLLKH
- a CDS encoding cupin domain-containing protein, whose amino-acid sequence is MVTTLEKDTALALGSKIRALRQRLKRTLDETATAAGISKPFLSQVERGLASPSITSLAGIANALGVKVQYFVDTPSEERSVCRANELKFFGFADSANLFARMTNLSGGRQLEAILVRMPPGQKRSEVTTHAGEEFIYVIEGQVSLTLEGKTFVLRAGDSAHYESTVPHSWANTARKESVVVWVGTPRLF
- a CDS encoding peptide MFS transporter encodes the protein MKSPVSQTRSFSTVFLIEMWERFGYYGMAALLVLFMIDRLGFDDSRATLTWGAFAALVYASPSIGGWIGDKILGARRSMIFGALVLAAGYLMLSLPNDSLEFMYASLGVIVVGNGLFKSNAANLVRRIYEGDDGRIDSAFTIYYMAVNIGSTVSMLATPWIKDHWGWHTAFAVCCGGMLIAVVNYFLMFRTLSHVGSAPDAEPIRWKRVLAVAIGGIALGTATTFVLQHKAIAVACVYTAGIAILAIFAYMLISCERSERSGLLAALILTLQVILFFVFYQQMSTSLTLFALRNVDPTFTLFGSHLFTWSAAQFQALNPIWIMMLSPLLAVLYTKLANNGKDVPVAAKYAFGFAVVAGGFFVYAWSGSFAVNGRVSSWWMVGGYGLYSLGELLVSGLGLAMIARYVPSRMSGFMMGAYFVATGVSQYLGSVVANLAKMPAGDLDPLVSLPLYTKLFAELGWLAAVGAVVAILLLPLMGRLSRAHQQCAGQAGSGEGVAASVQ